ATTTTATTGGGGCCAAAGGTAATCTCGGAGTTTTTAAAATTGTAGACGAAGAATGGAGTTGggaagtttacaacgatccactGACACGCAAAGAACGTGAAACGCTCAATTCGTGCTATCTAGTTGAACTCGAGGGACAACTCATGTGTGTTTTTGTTCTAGAATTTGGAGAGGAGGTTCAAGTCTATAAGTTTGAAATTTTAGAGAAAAGTTGGGTTCTGGTAGATGATCTAGGGGATTATATGTTGTTCCTTAGTCCCGCATCATCATTTTCAGCACGGGGAAAAGATAACACGATGAGGAATAGAATTTATCTACCAAGACGTATAGGTGATGGTATTGTGTATTATTCACTAGACGATGACAAGTACCATGCTTTGGGCAAAAATGATTCTATGGATGATTTCTACGGCATGACCACACATCCATTTTGTTGTTGGATTTAAACATTTTACTGTATATCTACTTTTCAAAAAATATTACgagtatttattatttatttatttatttatttattttggtaATGTTATGCAATCAATCTAGGCAAAAAATCTTAAGGCCATTCACAAAATACTTTGTGAGAGTATACGGAGTATAAaatacagttttttttttttttttttttttgctgtcaaaaaaaaaatacagtTTTTTTATTTCGTAGGCCTAAATTAAGTGGCATCTATGTTTTAGAGTGACGATAGAGTCGCCCAGCAATTAGAGGTGGCCAAATGTGGGCTTGGGCCGGACATGAGTCGGGCTGACATTAAATTTCTGGCCCACGGACAAGCTGGTTAGCGGGTTTGGGATGGGTTATTGGGCTGGGCCTTTGTATTTTTCTAAAAATCATGTCCGTGCCCAGTTATTTAGCGGGCGGGATGAGCCCGAGGCCGGCTGGATGGGTGTACAACCCGTGCGGTCGAACATGGCTCCCAATTTAAAGGGGCCCAATCTAAGTTGCGATCTGTTATTATACCTAATAGCGAGTATTTGTTTCATGAAGCGCTTGTTGTCTTAGTGGTAAATGGTGTTACTTTTGTAGTGGGGACGCGAGTTCGACAATGCTAATATAGACCACTATGGCATTTCCAAGTACACGTTATAAAGAAACATTAATATCTATATCTATTCGTGGAAAGTATAGAAAATATATATTACTTCGTATTAACTTATTAAGATGCACCCTTGATTAAGGGCCTATGTTGAAGATGTCGCACAGGGTCCCCAAATTGTCAGGGACGGCCCTGGATGAGTCGGGTTAAATGCACGGGACGACGACCCATGAACAACTCTACCAGCAATCCAGCAACTGCGAAACTGGTAAGGCTAAAGAAAAACCCTTTCAAATTTCAGATTAGATGAGCCGTATCACACATACCAAGTAAAACGGTTGGCAAACGTAAAACTTTATTTCTGCAATTAATATACCTGAACCTGAACCTGAAATTACTCGAATTGACTCGACCCAAATGTTCCGCTTGCTAGTTTTATCATGCAGTCATGCATGGTCCATTCATGTGGTCTTGGGTTGTGGCTACTCTAGGTTATTGAATCCATACAAATGTCACTTATTATATCACATAGAAATGAGCAAAACTCTCCATAAATGCACTATTTATATACTCCTATCACATACGCCTAATAAACCAAGGAACATACATACATGCATAGAAGAATAGAACCAGTTTAGTCAAGAAAGTGAAGAAATGGAGAAGAGGGTATTCAAGTTAGTCTACGGCATGTTAATCGCGCTACTCCTGGTAACTATCCTGCAAGCAACAGCATGCTCCGATGATGAACCCGACTGCAGAGGATGCCTTGTGAAGAGAATGAAGTACGATTGCCCGTCCTGCGTTCCAAGACTCCGGTGCATGGCTAAGTGCCTATGGAATGGTAAGTCAAGGGTCAGCTGCATCAAGAAGTGTGACTGTAATAAGGGTTACCCTAGAATGTCTGACTGTAAGAACTGCATGGCTAAGTGCAGGTGCAGCTGTACTTCCTAGATCATATGTATCTGTGTCTTTGGATCCGTGTTTTTGTAATTTTACTCGTTTTTCTGATTCGTGAAATGTTTAAATATCGTATTTTGAATGAAATTAAGTTCCGATATCACTGTATCATTACCCGTCCCTATGTAGTTGAGCAATTACCGCGTTAAAATGCAGTTACGGttaggggtgggcataatccggtccggaccggaatctagtggaccggaagcggaattaaaaattccggtcTGATCTCCGGTCCACCAATTTCCAAGGTTCCGGTTTCCGGTCCAGTTTGGACCGGAATGCccagaattattattatttacattttttccttaaaattgtatttttattccgatccgatccggtccaatggaccggaatttgaaaaagtgggtaattccggtctgggaatttttgtaatccggtccgTGAATTTTGtcgattccggttccggtccggttttggacaGGTGCCCGGCCCTAGTTACGGTAACCTTCTTAATCTTATACAAAGCGGTGATGCTATGGTGTCGACGAGTCTCATAACTTTTAGCATGAAACAATGTACATATACAAGAGACTCGCAATCTCGAATAATCCCACCTTTTAACTTCTAAATTACATCTTCTAGAGGAAGATACAGTTGAAAGAATGAACAAATGTTATTTACAATTCCCGGTGACAGTAAGAAAGTTGCAACTAACCGCTCAGCGAAATTTAGGATCTTTGGGAAATGGTGCTAAACTCGGACACAGGACCGTAACAAGGGTCATTTCGGTCAATATCCTTCCATTTCCGAAGAAAAATCTGAAGTCTGCAAGACTGTTTTACAATTAATTTGTATATAGAGGGATGATTCCATGCTACTAGAGAAAATCGGTCTCCATATTCATCCATGTCTTCAACCAGCAATTGCCATATCATGGCCCCTGCTCCTGCTTGTCCCTTTATTGCTGACTCGTATATTTTATCATAAACAAGTCGGAACAACGACTTTTTACTGTAAACTCCTTGACTCTTGACATTTGATACACTACCAACTTCAGTAAACACAACAGGTTTCTTTAGTACATTCTCAGCATCGTTAATATGAGAATCTATCCATTTTGAAGCGAAATCCATCTTTGCAGTATCGTTTGCATGTGGCATCCTACAAGTTTATACATAAATCGAAATCGTGTTACTGAAATGCCTATCTGTACTTGTAGACAGTGGCGTAGCCACATATATGGTTGTGGGGTCTTGAGATCCCGCAGCTTTTCGACAATTGACGTTTTTTATCATTAAAATTTGTCTGTTTTGAAAATTTTATGTCTTTAACACCTCGTAATAAAAAATGATTAACAATTACATTAGAATAGATAGACCCCACAGGTTAAAGATTCTGACTCCGCCACTGCTTGTAGAGTCTAAAACAAACAAGAAGTCTCACTATGGATAATCAGAGGACGAAACTAACCAGTTATCGGGGTACAAATGAGCAGAAGCAAAATCAACGCCGTCAACAGCAGAATTCTGTATGAAATCAGTACCATGCAAAGCAGCCCATTCTCCGGGATTTACTTCCGATTTTTCACCAGCAGTAGAGTCGTAAAACCCTTCGAGCCCAACGGTCACCAGATGATTTTGGTCCAAGCTCTTGGTATATACAGCCATTTCAGCAATCCACGACTATCCTCGAATCAATCCAGTACACACAAACAATCAATAAAACAGCATGAATAATAATAGGCATTTTAAGCTTGAAGAAAATTACAAGTTACACCAACCTGAAGAAGGGAAGCTGAAAAGTTGGAATCACATCGTGGCTCGTTTATGAGTTCCCATGCGAATATAGTCGGTTCCTCTGAATATCTGACTCCGCTTAAGGAGTTTTTCCTCGTTATAATGGCCTAAAATCCAGATACAGGAATAATTGTAAACGTAAAAATTCATCATTATTCATCGGTCATACAACAGACAACGGTACCTTTCAAAGATTTTACGCCAAGTCCGATACAAGTCCAAACTTTATACAGAAACATCATTTAACACAGCATATAATTCAATTACCTTGATGTAAGCTTTGTAGTAACCCTTAATTGTTGAATCGGAAAAGAAGGGATCAGCTGAAGGTGAAATATCGACTCCAGCTTCCTGTGCCCACTTCACATACTGTTTCTTTCCACCGAAAACATCCAAATTGTTTACTAGACTGAGAATTAATCTTATACCATTCTTCCTTGCTTCAACAATCACATAATCTAATGCCTGTGGCAGAAACAATAGCAAACCATTTTAGATTCATTTCGGAAAGTTTCtgcactgttttttttttttttttttttttttgacaacgataTTCTGCACTGTTTTGATGTAGCCAAAAGCCAACATTGGCAACTCATTCTAATGTCTAACCCAAAAATTACAAATTAGAAACAACAAAACCATCAAATACATTCATAATTTCATACATACAAACAATCAAATCCCTCATTTCCTACAACAATCATCTTTCAATCTTAAACTAATCCAACTACAGAAAAACTTAAAAATCCATCAAACAACCAGCAC
This sequence is a window from Silene latifolia isolate original U9 population chromosome 8, ASM4854445v1, whole genome shotgun sequence. Protein-coding genes within it:
- the LOC141593970 gene encoding uncharacterized protein LOC141593970, which produces MEKRVFKLVYGMLIALLLVTILQATACSDDEPDCRGCLVKRMKYDCPSCVPRLRCMAKCLWNGKSRVSCIKKCDCNKGYPRMSDCKNCMAKCRCSCTS
- the LOC141593971 gene encoding mannan endo-1,4-beta-mannosidase 6-like, which codes for MDYKYMQRRNTSNKMMKKTQCLEKYTYLILGILITTTILYFHFDYHFEYPLILWQKNMGFIGVESNHFVIKMKGHDVRKMGDDQSKSRVYINGWNSYWLLEAPSKEKVSRMFKKGSQMGLNVCRTWAFSDGPGPNSLQISPGVFNERALKALDYVIVEARKNGIRLILSLVNNLDVFGGKKQYVKWAQEAGVDISPSADPFFSDSTIKGYYKAYIKAIITRKNSLSGVRYSEEPTIFAWELINEPRCDSNFSASLLQSWIAEMAVYTKSLDQNHLVTVGLEGFYDSTAGEKSEVNPGEWAALHGTDFIQNSAVDGVDFASAHLYPDNWMPHANDTAKMDFASKWIDSHINDAENVLKKPVVFTEVGSVSNVKSQGVYSKKSLFRLVYDKIYESAIKGQAGAGAMIWQLLVEDMDEYGDRFSLVAWNHPSIYKLIVKQSCRLQIFLRKWKDIDRNDPCYGPVSEFSTISQRS